A genome region from Methanobacterium subterraneum includes the following:
- the hemB gene encoding porphobilinogen synthase: MHFPTRRMRRLRKTSQIRKILRETTLNAEDFIYPLFIKEDLEEGAGEHIDTMPGQYRYSLEDAVEEAKRLEKLGLQSVLLFGMPEEKDEMGTAAYADDGIVQQTVRRLKSETDLVVITDVCLCQYTTHGHCGIVENGEIINDESLRLLAKTALSHAEAGADIVAPSDMMDGRVEAIREMLDDGGFQDTLIMSYAAKYASSFYAPFRDAVCSAPSFGDRKTHQMNPANVEEALLEVELDLKEGADIIMIKPAMAYLDVIRAVKEEFRMPTAAYQVSGEYSMLRAGIEAEYLTTEAIYESLLSIKRAGADLIISHFVPDFLEGKLDEIC, encoded by the coding sequence ATGCATTTCCCAACCCGCCGAATGCGTAGACTAAGAAAAACCTCCCAAATAAGGAAAATCCTTCGAGAAACAACTTTAAATGCTGAAGACTTCATTTACCCCCTGTTTATAAAGGAAGATTTGGAGGAAGGTGCTGGAGAACACATCGACACCATGCCTGGCCAGTACCGTTACAGTCTGGAGGACGCGGTGGAGGAAGCAAAACGGTTGGAAAAATTAGGCCTTCAATCAGTTCTATTATTTGGGATGCCTGAAGAGAAGGATGAAATGGGCACAGCCGCCTATGCAGATGATGGCATAGTCCAGCAGACTGTCCGACGCCTGAAGTCTGAAACTGATCTGGTAGTTATCACCGATGTCTGCCTATGCCAGTACACCACCCATGGTCACTGTGGAATAGTGGAAAACGGCGAGATCATCAACGATGAAAGCCTGCGACTGTTAGCTAAAACTGCCCTCTCGCATGCTGAAGCAGGTGCGGACATAGTGGCCCCCTCTGATATGATGGATGGTCGGGTGGAAGCTATTCGTGAAATGTTAGATGATGGGGGTTTTCAGGATACGCTGATCATGTCCTACGCTGCCAAATATGCATCCAGTTTCTATGCACCTTTCCGGGATGCAGTTTGCTCAGCTCCGTCATTTGGGGATCGTAAAACCCACCAGATGAACCCGGCCAATGTGGAAGAGGCTCTCCTGGAAGTGGAGTTGGATCTTAAGGAAGGAGCAGATATTATAATGATTAAACCTGCCATGGCCTACCTGGATGTGATTCGAGCAGTTAAAGAGGAGTTCAGAATGCCCACCGCTGCTTATCAGGTTAGTGGTGAATATTCCATGCTCAGGGCAGGGATTGAAGCAGAATACCTTACCACTGAAGCTATATATGAGTCATTATTATCCATTAAACGGGCCGGTGCTGATCTAATCATCTCCCACTTTGTCCCTGACTTTTTGGAAGGAAAACTGGATGAAATCTGTTAA